The Brachypodium distachyon strain Bd21 chromosome 4, Brachypodium_distachyon_v3.0, whole genome shotgun sequence nucleotide sequence TGTTTTCAGATGTTCTAGTTCAGATTCGTTTTGAAATTTCACGACAAGATTTTTTTGATATGTATTGTATCCATGTTGTACAGAAGTCTTAGGTTTTCTTACAAGTTTTGTTATGTGTTTCTTAAGCTTGGGCACACCTGGCCACAAAGCTTGGGGGCACATGATGATATCTCTTGCGAGTGACGACGGCTAGTAGGAGTGATGATATCTCTTGGGGGCACATGATGCTATCTCTTACTGGGCTGGGCTGTGCACTTGTACGTGGTGGCCCAGGTGCTACCACGACTTGActctatttcttcttctttttcgcACGACTATACTAGAGactattctcaaaaaaaaagagactaTACTAGAGACTAGAACCAACGTGCTATCTGCTATGTGTCGAGCCAGGAGCCATCCTTTTATGCTGTTTTTACAGCCGTACACTCTAGGAGTACTACAGTAAAGATCTGGCGCGTCAGGTGTTGCCACGGCTTTTTCATATCTCACTGCCGACATGGTCGCCAATCAGTACGCGAGATTTCCTGCTTTATGCAAGGAGGACATATGTCGACGGTCTGAGGTGACTGGGCTTAAATTTTTGAATGCTCTCGAACGTCGCGGCTTAATTTTTGAATGTCACTTCCGACATGTCGACAGTGTGTCACCAACTGCGCATCGAGAAAGTAACTATATTCGTTTACGCCTAATCAAGTGCCACTGATACGTGCATACTGCATCGGAATGTCACATCTATTGTGCAGACGACTCGTTATCGGCATCAGCACGATATCCAAAGCTAttgctttattttctttcaaaaagtTTTTGCTTTATTATTAAGAGCATGTCCAGGAAATTATCCATGCCGGCTATATTTTTTAGCTTGATGGcaaaaaaattactccctctATCCCATAGTATTAAGTGACGAGATATTGCATGTGTTAAATTTTTTTGGACGTAGATACATCACTTAATAGAGCCAAAAAATGTTGTTAGCTTGGGCCAAACATGATCTCAATGCTGATTCTAAGGAGTTAATTAGAAACAAACAAATCGATCTGTCGCGGCAGgctgtatttatttattcaaaaTCTATCGATGAGTTTGCCTGTGACTGAAGGTGTTATCGCTCTGTCTCCTCTTTTTTCACCAGTCGATCTGGCTCCTGTTAGCAAGGAATTTGCTGGAGATGTTTCTACTGTCTGTCTGCTAGTTAAACGGTAAAATGTCGAATGTCCTGCTAAACATGGATGCAGTAGAGAAAACCAGCAACGTTTAGTTCTTGaaatgttgttgtttttcagacacaaaatgtttttttgcttcttcttgtAAAATTACACATGTACTTGAGCGCCAACACGCATGCCTTATTAATTTACGGCTTTTTTAGATACACTTGCTTACTATTTATTCAGGGTGCAGGTGTGTGgacataaaataaaaggaggaaACGATGTTTTAGGAACCAGCAGACATTCCCAGTCACTAAACATAGGGGCAGGCTTTAAACTACTCATGTTATTGTTGAAAAACTTAACTCTAGCACTAGTCGGCAGGGATTCGTGCTAGCCTGCGCCGAGGGCCGTGGTGGCACTAGGCCGTGTCGTTTCGTCCTTGACCGGCCGGTGGTATCCAATGCTTTGCATGCCCCGGTGCCCCTGGCCCTGGCCCTGCCATGATCTTCGAGCTCAGCTGGGGCAGGGCAGGCTCAGGCAGTCAGGCTAGATGCTCGGTCGGTCGGTCAGTGATGTAGCTCAGATCTCCATGCTCATCTAGAGAGTACCCGCAGAGCTGGTACCAAAGGAAcagttttccttttgtttacGCCGTTGCTGCGTACTTCCGtatgtataaaaaaaaacattcctTCCATCCTAGACTTttatacaaatttattttgggatggagTGAGCATAAAATTTGCGACAaggactgagggagtacaaaatttgcGCTGActtaacttagtacaaaatggacggaaggagtaatgTGGAACGGATGACAAATTTTTTGTAGAGATGTCTGTAGCCTGCCGGAGGTACGCCTAGTTGATTTTGAAGTGTTGAGTTCTGAATTgttttaaataaattgaaGTGTAGATGAATCCTTACAAAATCTCGTTTTGATTTCGTCCATGTAAATGTGTAATTACCACGTGTACATGGAGAAGGGGAGACAGGAGAAGGGTACTGCATGCCACGACTGTGGACTGTACacgaaccatgcatgcatgcgtgcaggAACATGTGCACCCCCATGAATGCTCACATTTGAATGCTGAACGACCCCGCACCAATGGAAAGTCAGGAACACACGTACACGGGGGACCCATCCATAGCACTAAAAAATTGCACAGTACTATAGTGATATTGTCTGATTCGTGTGAATCTCAAAGCAACGGTAGATATTTCATCAGTTGGTCCCGGACCAGCAATAAAAACGCTTCAAATACTACACACACACGCATGTTGCAACTTCACTCTTCACCTTggagtaaaaaagaaaaatcaacacTTTCGGAACGAAAAGAGCAACATGTCGACGGTACGAGAGCTTGATTGAAGCGGACGTACGCGGCTTACACTTTTGAAGCTGCGTACTCgttccaaacaaaaacaaaaaaaagcaagCCCGGGCTAACCCTTGGCTGGGCCTATAAATAGGCCCAAACCGCAAGCCCCTAAACCTCACCCAATCTCAGTCAGTCTCCTcatctctctcacacacacacattttcACCACCTCACTTGCCAGAGCATCAACAATGGCGTCCATCTCGAAGCCCGTCctgatgctgctgctcatAGTcacagcagcggcggccatgggcggcgcggcggcgcagggcaGCCAGGCGACCTGCAACGGGCACAAGGTGACAGTGCAGAACCTGTGCGGGCACGACCTGAAGATGGACGAGCTGACGCCGGTGGCGGACAGCAAGGTGCTGTTCCCGGCCGGGTGGGTGCTGCCAAACAACCAGCACGCCGAGTTCGCCGTGTGCGCCTGGACGGGCCGGCTGCGGGCCCCGGGCGCCGTGGAGGTGGACCTCCACCTGGGCCACGAAGGCGGGGCCTACTACTCCGTCAGCACGGCCCAGAACGGGATGCCCGTCCGCGTCTCCGTCACCCCGCACGGCTCCCCGCTCCAGGGCCACTGCCCCACCGCCGGCTGCAACTCCGGCGGCCACTGCTTCGAGTACTCCGTCCCCGGGAACAAGTGCAGCGGCGTCACCGAGATGAAGGTCGTCTACTACAGCCCCTAAGGCGTTCGATCGGGCTTGTTTAATTAGTGGAGTAATCAATAAGTTTGCAGCTCAATCGTTCGTATTAGTACTAGTTcagagtgatttggagctgcATGTGCCACTTGTTATTGTACCGTCAGTGTCGTGTCGGATTAAGCTAAAAAAAGTGTCATGTCGGATTATTTGAAGTTCAACTGGCTTGTACGTACTGCTTACTACTTGTACGTACTACCGGAGATGCATGGGCTTAATTAGTAGCCGTTGTGTGGATGTCGTCACTCGTCAGCGTGGCCAACAAGTACTCATCGAGAAAATAATTACTACGCGTTTACGCCTAATCAAGTGCTACTAATTCTATCGGAGCTCCTGTTAGCACCAAGAAACAATCTCCTGGAGATGTTTTTAACTGTCTTAAAATGTAAAATGTTGTATCAGAAACATCAAAGCCACAAAATGTCCTGCTATTTAAACCTGAATGTAGTACAAACTTATGGCCTTTATAAAAAATAACAAAGTTTTAGTGCTTCAAATGTTGTATTCTAGGAGCACCAAATATTTTTAGTTTCCGTATTATAGAAAAAattccttccttttcttgtaAATTTACACATGGACTTGAGCTCCAACATACATatgattaatttttttttacgggtTACTTTAAGAATATATTTTACTGCTCTTTATTCAGCATGCAGACGTCGGCACAAAAAAGTAAATGGAAATGACGTTTTAGGAACCAGCAGATATTATCCTCAGTCGACAAATATAGGGTAGGCTTAAACTATACTCATCATACTAATGTTGAAAAACTTAACTTGTCCGCAGAGTTTCGTGCTAGCCTGCCCGGCGGGCCGCGGTGCACTAGGCCGTGTCGTCTAGTCCTGCTCCGGCCGGTGGTATCCTATGCGAGCCCCGGTCTATGATCTTCGAGCTCAGCTGGGGCAGGGAAGGCCAGAGAAAATTGCACAAACTACTCGTCGTTGTGAATTTTGTTACGCAAAACTACCCGGTCTATGGTTTATGGCAAGGCCGAGATGCCATGTTGGCACTGATTTGTGAGTTCCATCTGTCAGAAACGTCGTTAACATGATAAAACTCAAATTAACACTTATGTACAACAGATTAAGCGAATAGCAGGCGTATTACGCAAAAGATATGAATAGTGCGTGTTTTTGGCGCAACAAGCCTCACGACGACGGTGGTTTGTGCGATTTCGTCGGGAAGGCTCAGGCTAGATGCTCGGCCGGTCAGTGCTGTAGCTCCGATCTCCATGCTCATCTACAGAGTACGGCACCACTACTGCTCCTTCGTACGCGCAGGCCTGCTAaccaaggaaaaagaaaacgatTTCCTTTTGTTTGCATGCACAGCCGTTGCTGCCTACGAGAGTCCCTACCTAATGTGCTTAATTTGTTGTACCGATGTCTGAAGCCTGCCCAGGAGAGAGGCCTAGATGATTTTGAAGTCTGGCTGAAGCTTTGAAAATCTCGTTTTGATTCCTGCCGTGTAAATGTGCGTTACCACATGTATATGGGAGAAGGGGAACAGCCAAACA carries:
- the LOC100823933 gene encoding uncharacterized protein LOC100823933, whose amino-acid sequence is MASISKPVLMLLLIVTAAAAMGGAAAQGSQATCNGHKVTVQNLCGHDLKMDELTPVADSKVLFPAGWVLPNNQHAEFAVCAWTGRLRAPGAVEVDLHLGHEGGAYYSVSTAQNGMPVRVSVTPHGSPLQGHCPTAGCNSGGHCFEYSVPGNKCSGVTEMKVVYYSP